The Chryseobacterium nakagawai genome has a segment encoding these proteins:
- a CDS encoding TonB-dependent siderophore receptor produces MKKTIISASLLAVTMLSAQESDTLKVAEIQSVSLKGTHNYRTKKSESVARLPLENLENPTVYNLVPKEIISEMNATDFNTAMASAPGVVVSNSVNDSGNDIFLRGFSSNASFRNGLIQNPRVQSEIANVERIEVIKGPSGTLFGGTLANYGGVVNIVTKKPQENFGGIINYTTGSWGMNRITADVNTPLNKEKTALARFNVAAYSQDSFQDAGYNKGVFFSGSILYKVSDKTTVTLDTEFHAPEKTLNAYVRQSEKLTYHSMKDLEAIHGRSFTSNDVGSKRTNFVTMAEVTHKFNDQWTSRTSYQRGEANEKESIFLVLNYMDNNRVSRSIRPFDNYKITTDNIQQNFIGDFKIGGLRNRLVVGLDYFQQTSKNQYPVFTVGKNTNSAFAPYPLNGVIGENYGTEKGNDIVILNATSDWTPISRDVVKKLPRTATKYEISQYSTYSAYVSNVLNVTDNFLVMASLRMDHYKNEDIKRNGVAGTEGYSQTQFSPKFGLVYEIKKDEISFFANYVNGFKNIAPGLNQDGVLTKWDPEQGNQFEAGFKLDLFGKKLLSTISYYNMRVKNRVIADPGGLGSRQDGNIKNQGLEVDIVINPVKGWNIVGGYGFNDNRYDDRSKDAGKRVAWAPKHVANLWTSYKIMDGTYEGLGFGAGFNFVDKTYINITNHFLAPSYTTVGATVFYDKKKYRIGLKMNNVLNQMYWNFYGQPQKPREFLANFAFKF; encoded by the coding sequence ATGAAAAAAACTATTATTTCTGCATCATTATTAGCAGTCACCATGCTCAGTGCACAGGAAAGTGATACCCTTAAAGTAGCCGAAATCCAGTCCGTTTCTCTTAAAGGAACCCACAATTACAGAACCAAAAAATCCGAATCAGTAGCAAGACTTCCATTGGAGAACCTAGAAAATCCAACGGTTTACAACCTTGTTCCTAAAGAGATTATCAGTGAAATGAATGCTACAGACTTTAATACAGCAATGGCTTCAGCTCCTGGAGTGGTAGTCAGCAATAGTGTTAACGACAGTGGTAATGATATTTTTCTGAGAGGATTCAGCTCTAATGCCAGTTTTAGAAATGGATTAATCCAGAATCCGAGAGTACAATCGGAGATTGCGAATGTTGAAAGAATAGAAGTAATCAAAGGGCCATCAGGAACCTTATTTGGAGGAACTTTGGCCAATTATGGCGGAGTTGTAAATATAGTGACCAAAAAACCACAGGAAAACTTTGGTGGAATTATCAACTATACCACTGGAAGTTGGGGAATGAACAGAATCACAGCAGATGTGAATACTCCTTTGAATAAAGAAAAAACAGCATTGGCGAGATTCAATGTAGCCGCTTATTCTCAGGATTCTTTTCAGGATGCAGGATATAATAAAGGAGTATTCTTTTCAGGAAGTATCTTATATAAGGTAAGTGATAAGACTACAGTAACCTTAGATACAGAGTTCCATGCCCCTGAAAAAACCTTGAATGCTTATGTGAGACAGTCTGAAAAATTGACTTATCATTCTATGAAAGATCTTGAAGCCATTCATGGCAGATCATTTACCAGTAATGATGTGGGATCAAAAAGAACCAATTTTGTGACGATGGCTGAAGTTACCCATAAATTTAATGACCAATGGACTTCCAGAACGTCTTACCAAAGAGGAGAAGCTAATGAGAAAGAATCTATCTTTTTGGTATTAAACTATATGGATAATAACAGGGTGAGCAGAAGTATCCGACCGTTTGACAATTATAAGATTACCACAGATAATATTCAGCAGAATTTTATTGGTGATTTTAAAATCGGAGGCTTAAGAAACCGTTTGGTAGTAGGATTAGATTATTTCCAGCAGACTAGTAAAAACCAATATCCGGTATTTACAGTAGGTAAAAATACAAACTCAGCTTTTGCTCCTTATCCTCTGAATGGAGTAATTGGAGAAAATTACGGTACTGAAAAAGGAAATGATATTGTTATATTGAATGCTACTTCCGATTGGACTCCTATTTCCCGTGATGTGGTAAAAAAACTACCAAGAACCGCTACCAAATATGAAATTTCTCAATACAGTACATACAGCGCCTATGTTTCCAATGTATTAAATGTTACAGATAATTTCCTTGTAATGGCAAGTTTAAGAATGGATCACTACAAAAATGAAGATATTAAAAGAAATGGAGTAGCCGGAACCGAGGGATACAGTCAGACCCAATTCTCTCCAAAATTTGGTCTAGTGTATGAAATTAAAAAAGATGAAATTTCATTCTTTGCTAACTATGTGAACGGATTTAAAAATATTGCTCCGGGGCTTAATCAGGATGGTGTTCTTACCAAATGGGATCCGGAACAGGGAAATCAGTTTGAGGCCGGATTCAAATTAGATCTGTTTGGTAAAAAATTATTATCAACTATCTCTTATTATAACATGAGAGTTAAAAATAGAGTCATTGCAGATCCGGGAGGTTTGGGAAGCAGACAGGATGGTAATATTAAAAACCAGGGGCTTGAAGTAGATATCGTAATCAATCCGGTAAAAGGATGGAACATCGTAGGAGGATATGGATTTAATGATAACCGCTATGATGACAGAAGTAAAGATGCAGGAAAGAGAGTGGCATGGGCGCCTAAACATGTGGCAAACTTATGGACAAGTTATAAAATAATGGATGGAACCTATGAAGGACTTGGCTTCGGGGCAGGATTCAATTTTGTGGATAAAACGTATATCAACATCACAAACCATTTCCTTGCACCGTCCTATACCACAGTAGGAGCCACAGTTTTCTATGATAAGAAAAAATACAGAATCGGTCTGAAGATGAACAATGTTTTGAACCAAATGTACTGGAACTTCTACGGACAACCACAAAAACCAAGAGAATTCCTGGCCAATTTTGCATTTAAATTCTAA